The following proteins are encoded in a genomic region of uncultured Ilyobacter sp.:
- the ygiD gene encoding 4,5-DOPA dioxygenase extradiol, translating to MNRRQPVLFIGHGNPMNALSDNSFTKSLKKLSETIEKPKAVLVISAHWQTRGTSITLSDDPRQIYDFYGFPRELYNVVYQPKGKEELSNYIIETLKKEGTVVTGVDYWGLDHGSWAILTHIYPEGEIPVLQLSLDSGLDEDSHYELGRKLSFLRDMGVLVIGSGNIVHNLKEMGTATLSEPHSWAVEFDRYIADSISSGIHKDLIDYKKAGECAKLSLPTDEHYLPLLYVVAMQTSGEKTEFLYDEIHHSSLSMRCLKIG from the coding sequence ATGAACAGAAGACAACCTGTTTTATTTATAGGTCACGGCAATCCCATGAATGCATTGTCAGACAATAGCTTCACAAAATCCCTGAAAAAATTATCAGAAACCATAGAAAAACCAAAAGCAGTTCTCGTAATATCAGCTCACTGGCAGACAAGGGGAACAAGTATAACTTTGTCTGATGATCCTAGGCAAATATATGATTTTTATGGTTTTCCAAGGGAACTTTATAATGTTGTATATCAGCCTAAAGGAAAGGAAGAGCTTTCAAATTATATAATAGAAACTTTAAAAAAAGAAGGCACAGTGGTAACTGGAGTTGATTACTGGGGTCTTGATCACGGATCATGGGCAATTCTGACTCATATCTACCCAGAAGGGGAAATTCCTGTGCTGCAGCTTAGTCTAGATTCGGGTTTAGATGAAGACTCACATTATGAATTAGGTAGAAAACTTTCTTTCTTGAGAGATATGGGAGTGCTGGTAATTGGAAGTGGAAATATCGTGCATAACCTCAAAGAGATGGGAACGGCAACTTTGTCAGAACCTCATTCTTGGGCTGTGGAATTTGATAGGTATATAGCTGATTCCATAAGCAGTGGCATTCATAAGGATCTTATTGATTATAAAAAGGCAGGAGAGTGTGCGAAGCTTTCTCTTCCTACTGATGAACATTATCTTCCACTGCTTTATGTTGTAGCGATGCAGACATCTGGAGAAAAAACAGAGTTTTTGTATGATGAAATACATCACTCCTCCCTTTCTATGAGGTGCCTCAAAATAGGATAG
- a CDS encoding DMT family transporter, with protein MNSKYLGYTMAFITIFVWGTTYAITKNLLNYFTPFEVLFLRFLIAYLFLLVVKPTFNFKLNFQEEKLFLLLGLTGGMLYFLVENLALKYTSASNVGLIVSSIPIFSSIIAHFTTEDEKFDKNLILGFALAITGIFLILYNGNKVLKINPIGDILAVVCSIIWAIYSNLLRKVDKSYSGILVVRKTFFYGLMFMLPGLYLLKVKIHFEYLFNKDVSFSIFYLALVASSICFIMWSRSINIIGIIKTTNFIYLIPLVAMVSSVLILDEKITTLMVIGGLLILSGVLINDKKISFEKLFNPKTTTTL; from the coding sequence ATGAACAGTAAATATCTAGGATACACAATGGCTTTTATAACGATATTTGTATGGGGTACGACCTATGCAATTACTAAAAATTTATTAAATTATTTTACACCTTTTGAGGTACTTTTTTTGAGATTCTTGATAGCTTATTTATTTTTGTTGGTTGTAAAGCCAACATTTAACTTCAAATTGAATTTTCAGGAAGAGAAATTGTTTTTGTTATTAGGACTTACAGGAGGGATGCTTTACTTTTTAGTAGAAAATCTGGCACTAAAATATACTTCAGCCTCTAATGTGGGGCTTATAGTATCCTCTATACCTATATTTTCATCTATAATAGCTCACTTTACCACTGAGGACGAAAAGTTTGATAAAAACCTTATTTTGGGCTTTGCCCTGGCCATAACAGGGATATTTCTAATACTTTATAATGGAAACAAAGTTCTAAAAATTAATCCTATAGGGGATATTTTGGCTGTAGTATGCTCTATTATCTGGGCTATCTATTCCAACCTTCTGAGAAAGGTGGATAAAAGCTACTCTGGAATATTAGTTGTCAGAAAGACATTTTTTTACGGTCTGATGTTTATGTTGCCTGGACTTTACTTACTCAAGGTAAAAATACATTTTGAGTATTTGTTTAATAAAGATGTTTCATTTAGCATATTTTATCTTGCTTTAGTGGCCTCTTCCATCTGTTTTATAATGTGGAGCAGGTCAATAAACATAATAGGGATAATAAAGACAACGAACTTTATCTATTTGATACCACTTGTGGCCATGGTATCTTCTGTGCTTATATTAGATGAGAAAATTACTACGCTTATGGTTATAGGAGGTCTTCTTATTCTTTCTGGTGTCCTTATTAATGACAAGAAAATATCCTTTGAAAAATTATTTAATCCAAAGACGACGACTACTCTATAA
- a CDS encoding tartrate dehydrogenase, which translates to MKKYKIAVIPGDGIGVEVMKEGVKVLETLSKLTGEVAFDFTWFDWGCEYYLENGKMMDDDGLEKLKNFDAILLGAVGFPGVPDHVSLRDLLLKIRQGFDQYINYRPVKLLSELDCPIKGKKPGDIDMIFIRENTEGEYAGIGGIEREGKEEEIALQTSVFTRKTTEKVMDYAFDLAKKRNKLNHLTSITKSNALNYSMVFWDKIFKEKKAKYPEIKTAEYHVDAAAMYMIQRPESFDVVVASNLFGDILTDLGAALQGGLGFAAGANINPDGKYPSMFEPVHGSAPEIAGKGLANPIAMIWTIKIMLDFLGHESLADTVMKGIEGSLEMREKLTPDMGGKGSTSQVGEIICDIMGKKLN; encoded by the coding sequence ATGAAAAAATACAAAATCGCTGTAATTCCAGGAGATGGTATCGGAGTAGAGGTAATGAAAGAGGGAGTAAAAGTCCTAGAGACCTTGTCAAAACTCACAGGAGAAGTTGCCTTTGACTTCACATGGTTTGACTGGGGATGTGAATACTATCTAGAAAACGGTAAAATGATGGACGATGACGGCCTCGAAAAACTTAAAAACTTTGATGCCATACTATTAGGGGCAGTTGGATTCCCAGGAGTTCCAGACCACGTTTCTCTAAGGGATCTGCTTTTAAAAATAAGACAGGGATTCGACCAGTATATCAACTACAGACCTGTAAAACTTCTTTCGGAATTGGATTGTCCAATAAAAGGAAAAAAACCTGGAGACATAGACATGATCTTTATAAGAGAAAATACCGAAGGGGAGTATGCAGGTATAGGGGGAATAGAAAGAGAAGGGAAAGAAGAGGAGATCGCTCTTCAGACAAGCGTCTTTACACGTAAGACAACAGAAAAGGTAATGGACTACGCCTTTGACCTTGCTAAAAAGAGAAATAAGCTGAACCACCTAACAAGTATAACAAAATCCAACGCCCTAAACTACAGCATGGTTTTCTGGGACAAGATTTTCAAAGAAAAGAAAGCCAAATATCCAGAGATAAAAACAGCAGAATACCATGTAGATGCCGCTGCCATGTATATGATACAAAGACCTGAATCTTTTGATGTAGTTGTAGCCTCAAACTTATTTGGAGACATCCTTACTGACCTAGGAGCTGCTCTACAGGGTGGTCTAGGCTTTGCAGCAGGAGCTAATATCAATCCAGATGGAAAGTATCCTTCTATGTTTGAGCCTGTACACGGTTCTGCCCCTGAGATTGCTGGAAAAGGCCTAGCCAATCCTATAGCAATGATATGGACAATAAAAATTATGCTAGATTTCCTAGGACACGAGTCACTTGCAGATACTGTTATGAAGGGTATAGAGGGATCTCTAGAGATGAGAGAGAAGCTCACTCCTGATATGGGCGGTAAAGGTTCTACTAGCCAGGTAGGAGAGATCATCTGCGATATCATGGGTAAAAAACTGAATTAA
- the efp gene encoding elongation factor P, whose amino-acid sequence MKTAQEISSGNIIKIGEEVFIILKATYNKSGRNSAVVKFKMKNLITGQIKEDVMKAADKLEDIRLDKKTMQFLYEVGGDYNFMDQETFEQIALTADDLGDATNYLKEEMFIDILLYEERPVGVELPNSVEREVTYTEPGLRGDTTGKVLKPATIETGYELSVPLFVNIGDVIRIDTRNGEYLERVNNK is encoded by the coding sequence TTGAAAACAGCACAAGAAATTTCATCTGGAAATATCATCAAAATAGGTGAAGAAGTATTTATAATTTTAAAGGCTACTTACAACAAATCAGGAAGAAACTCTGCAGTTGTAAAATTCAAAATGAAAAATCTTATTACAGGTCAGATAAAAGAAGACGTTATGAAAGCAGCAGATAAGCTTGAAGATATCAGACTTGATAAAAAGACAATGCAATTCCTATACGAAGTTGGAGGAGACTACAACTTTATGGATCAGGAAACTTTTGAGCAGATCGCTCTTACAGCTGATGACCTAGGAGACGCTACGAACTATCTGAAAGAAGAGATGTTCATAGATATCCTACTATATGAAGAAAGACCTGTAGGTGTAGAGCTTCCTAACTCTGTAGAGAGAGAAGTTACTTATACTGAGCCAGGACTAAGAGGAGATACTACAGGAAAAGTTTTAAAGCCTGCTACTATCGAGACTGGATATGAGTTAAGTGTGCCACTATTTGTAAATATCGGAGACGTTATCAGAATAGATACAAGAAATGGTGAATACTTAGAGAGAGTAAACAATAAATAA
- a CDS encoding AEC family transporter — MERIINSVTLIMFLMGTGCFFARKNILGEHSNKLFSYLVLNLCLPCLIILGLTSRFTREGLMQSTEWLGLSFVILLALILAAKIFSFSSFIKRKELFQLSFVFANTVFIGLPVNIALFGDDSIPYIFLFYFANTSFFWTYGVYCVRGGGSIKDGFKKLMTPATISFFVGIIMILLDLKVPQFLATYMKYLGGMTTPLAMLYLGTAIYSLGIKSLKPDFEGLLDLISKFIIAPIIALVLIKIADGFLTLPVLLKKVYFMQTTMPIMTNVAILSGYYNKNPEDASKVVGLSTILVVVTIPVYAFLAEILF; from the coding sequence TTGGAGAGAATAATAAACAGTGTTACCTTGATAATGTTTCTCATGGGAACAGGTTGTTTTTTTGCTAGAAAAAATATTTTAGGAGAGCATAGCAACAAACTTTTTTCCTATTTAGTGCTGAATCTATGCCTGCCTTGTCTTATAATTTTAGGGCTTACAAGCCGTTTTACAAGAGAGGGATTGATGCAATCGACAGAGTGGCTCGGACTTTCTTTTGTAATACTATTAGCACTTATATTGGCAGCCAAGATCTTTAGTTTCAGCTCTTTCATAAAAAGAAAGGAACTTTTCCAACTTTCCTTTGTCTTTGCCAATACGGTATTTATAGGTCTACCGGTGAATATAGCCTTATTTGGAGACGACAGCATACCTTATATATTCCTATTCTATTTTGCCAACACATCTTTCTTTTGGACCTATGGTGTCTACTGTGTCCGTGGAGGTGGAAGCATAAAAGACGGATTTAAAAAGCTTATGACTCCAGCTACCATATCTTTTTTCGTAGGTATTATTATGATTCTTTTAGACTTAAAAGTCCCTCAGTTTCTGGCAACTTACATGAAATATCTAGGGGGAATGACAACACCTCTGGCTATGCTCTACTTGGGAACTGCCATATACAGCCTTGGAATAAAATCTTTAAAACCAGATTTTGAAGGGCTGCTAGATCTTATATCCAAGTTTATCATAGCTCCTATAATAGCCCTGGTTCTTATAAAAATTGCCGATGGTTTTTTAACTCTTCCGGTTCTTTTGAAAAAGGTATATTTCATGCAGACTACCATGCCTATAATGACCAATGTGGCCATTTTGAGCGGATACTACAATAAAAATCCAGAAGACGCCTCAAAAGTAGTTGGGCTTTCCACCATACTTGTTGTGGTGACAATACCAGTTTATGCTTTCCTTGCAGAGATTCTTTTTTAA
- a CDS encoding PucR family transcriptional regulator ligand-binding domain-containing protein — MAVKVRDLYESVKKQDIELIAGKNGLDNVVRWVHMVENIETSVFLEGQEIAFTTGIGLRKKDDLFELVKYTYENHASGMVISTGPYIAEISDEIIEFCDEKNFPFFIVPWHVYFAEIMREFCYKITVSDKIDMELTNAIKNAIFFEKEEDLYVPQFEMHKLKADWSYCLAIIEISERDTGKIIDKEKQTKALRNIENTLISHSFRYSFVLELDGRFVLLFAKYDEDTIKEMVESIKENLENLLEHDEKMCFCIGKSTRNIKCVAKSYRKALDVLRLQKRRGKYDEVTIYKDLGLYKLLLSMEDTNAMKEYSQETIEPLINYDYLNSTDYVLILETYLSLNGSVKDVAAKLSVHRNTINYKIKKIEEILSCDLSDLDTRLILRVGLMIKKIT, encoded by the coding sequence ATGGCTGTAAAAGTAAGAGATTTATATGAATCTGTTAAGAAGCAAGATATTGAGTTGATCGCAGGAAAAAATGGGTTAGACAATGTCGTAAGATGGGTACATATGGTTGAAAATATTGAAACATCTGTTTTTTTGGAAGGTCAAGAAATAGCATTTACCACAGGAATTGGTTTACGAAAAAAAGACGACTTATTTGAATTGGTTAAATATACATATGAAAATCATGCAAGCGGGATGGTTATAAGTACCGGGCCATATATAGCTGAAATTTCTGATGAAATAATAGAATTTTGTGATGAGAAAAACTTTCCTTTTTTTATAGTTCCATGGCATGTATACTTTGCAGAAATTATGAGAGAGTTTTGCTATAAAATTACTGTTTCTGACAAGATTGATATGGAGCTGACAAATGCAATAAAAAATGCTATCTTTTTCGAAAAGGAAGAGGATCTATATGTTCCTCAGTTTGAGATGCATAAACTCAAAGCTGATTGGTCATACTGTCTGGCAATTATAGAAATTAGTGAAAGAGATACTGGAAAAATAATTGATAAAGAAAAGCAGACTAAAGCACTGAGAAACATAGAGAATACACTTATTAGCCATTCTTTTAGATATAGTTTTGTTTTAGAATTAGATGGTAGATTTGTGCTCTTGTTTGCCAAGTATGACGAAGATACAATTAAAGAGATGGTTGAATCAATAAAGGAAAACTTAGAAAACTTACTAGAGCATGATGAAAAAATGTGTTTTTGTATCGGTAAAAGTACGAGAAATATCAAGTGCGTTGCAAAAAGTTACAGGAAAGCATTAGATGTATTAAGACTCCAAAAGAGAAGGGGCAAATACGATGAAGTTACTATCTATAAAGATTTAGGGCTCTATAAACTTTTACTTTCCATGGAAGACACCAATGCTATGAAAGAATATAGTCAAGAGACTATTGAACCTCTTATCAATTATGACTATTTAAATTCTACAGATTATGTATTAATTTTAGAGACTTACTTAAGTCTAAATGGAAGTGTTAAAGATGTTGCGGCAAAATTATCCGTTCATAGAAATACGATTAATTATAAAATAAAAAAAATTGAAGAAATACTTTCATGTGATTTGTCAGATCTAGACACAAGACTTATATTAAGAGTCGGTCTTATGATTAAAAAAATAACATAA